A DNA window from Arachis duranensis cultivar V14167 chromosome 3, aradu.V14167.gnm2.J7QH, whole genome shotgun sequence contains the following coding sequences:
- the LOC110278524 gene encoding ethylene-responsive transcription factor ERF118-like yields MPGSAISKQEKCPKKLGKQKVPIFKNQKTKSYKKIRIIYSDPYATDYSSDEDNGSNKRTVKEILVPIPRPGIPKPNRMKMPHNFYTRSKSRSSSIFRGIQRRKNGRFSAQIRDPYRRIRLWLGTFDTEQQAVMAYRSKHHEFEMANKLTCPEAKIDVLVERVAPPPLPMDNVYLNLEELENRTVYNGNYYFDDCIDGCCSSYMEIGGGSSGNLPLPDVDLVDMDISWIDAAFKVDSH; encoded by the coding sequence ATGCCGGGTTCTGCTatttcaaaacaagaaaaatgtcCTAAGAAATTAGGAAAACAAAAGGTCCcaatattcaaaaatcaaaaaacgaAATCTTACAAGAAAATCAGAATTATATACAGCGACCCATATGCTACAGATTATTCAAGCGACGAAGATAATGGTTCTAATAAACGAACAGTGAAGGAAATTCTGGTTCCAATACCTAGGCCTGGAATACCAAAACCGAATCGTATGAAAATGCCTCACAACTTTTATACTCGAAGCAAAAGCAGGTCGTCAAGCATTTTTAGAGGGATTCAACGGCGGAAGAATGGGAGATTTTCAGCTCAGATTCGAGATCCGTATCGACGGATTCGATTATGGCTTGGTACTTTTGATACTGAACAACAAGCTGTCATGGCTTATAGAAGTAAGCATCATGAGTTTGAAATGGCTAACAAATTGACATGTCCTGAAGCAAAAATTGATGTTTTGGTGGAACGAGTTGCGCCACCGCCGTTGCCCATGGACAATGTGTATCTCAATTTGGAGGAACTTGAAAACAGAACAGTATACAATGGTAACTACTACTTTGATGATTGTATTGATGGTTGTTGTAGTTCTTATATGGAGATTGGAGGAGGTAGTAGCGGCAATTTGCCCCTTCCCGACGTTGATTTAGTTGACATGGACATTAGTTGGATCGACGCAGCTTTCAAAGTGGATAGCCACTAA
- the LOC107478738 gene encoding lysM domain-containing GPI-anchored protein LYP6-like yields MMRNNVQQQQEFKDSALKMISLCSLIIVGVVETKSTIEPCNSSQACPSLLSYLLPWDSMLSEIATRFNVNVSDIMAANSAFPITASCGNEIVRAGSTVKIPATCQCVDGIRRSVSAVYRVKASDTLESISEGYGALVTADQIRSFNKGVPLMDGDVVVIPLPCSCMKNQNNGESAVYMSYVVQKGETLGSVAAYFGTTVSDLEFVNGLGQPTVLPGDILSIPIPACSSATLNWYNENLIVPNGSYALTATNCIKCTCAPQGLKMQCFPSGMDVPCYNLRCKGSNLAIGDEHLEYSNAGCNVTQCVYRGHRGGKILSSLINSSYLQCPDNKSSSGATCWQPSAPYLADPFVLSPGPSPSLFPLPVSEAALMTHAYNYDYDHERRLHLFSLICRMLHLLFPMLLLCFLI; encoded by the exons ATGATGAGAAACAATGTGCAGCAGCAGCAGGAGTTCAAAGATTCAGCTCTTAAGATGATCTCATTGTGCTCCCTAATTATTGTAGGTGTAGTTGAAACAAAATCAACAATAGAACCATGCAACTCCTCCCAGGCATGCCCCTCACTTCTCTCATACCTCTTGCCATGGGACTCAATGCTATCCGAAATAGCAACACGCTTCAACGTGAACGTCTCAGATATCATGGCCGCAAACTCTGCCTTCCCAATAACAGCATCGTGCGGCAACGAAATCGTGAGAGCAGGATCAACGGTGAAGATACCAGCCACGTGTCAGTGCGTGGATGGAATCAGAAGGTCGGTGTCAGCAGTGTACAGGGTGAAAGCATCGGACACACTGGAATCGATATCAGAGGGTTATGGAGCGCTTGTTACTGCAGATCAAATTAGGAGTTTCAACAAAGGCGTGCCTTTGATGGATGGAGATGTGGTAGTTATACCGTTGCCGTGCAGTTGCATGAAGAACCAGAATAATGGGGAAAGTGCGGTTTATATGTCCTATGTGGTTCAGAAAGGGGAGACACTGGGAAGCGTGGCGGCTTATTTTGGTACAACTGTTTCTGATTTGGAATTTGTTAACGGTCTTGGACAACCTACCGTTCTACCTGGCGATATTCTATCGATTCCTATTCCAG CATGTTCATCAGCTACTCTGAATTGGTACAATGAGAATTTGATAGTCCCAAATGGCTCATATGCTTTAACTGCCACCAACTGTATTAAATGCACTTGTGCTCCACAGGGTCTCAA GATGCAATGTTTTCCTTCTGGAATGGATGTACCTTGCTATAATTTACGTTGCAAGGGATCCAATCTTGCTATTGGGGATGAACATCTGGAATATTCCAATGCTGGATGCAATGTCACCCAATGTGTGTACCGTGGCCATAGGGGTGGAAAAATTCTGAGTAG TCTGATAAACTCTTCTTATCTGCAATGTCCGG ATAATAAAAGCTCTAGTGGAGCAACATGTTGGCAACCCTCAGCACCATATTTGGCAGACCCATTTGTTTTGTCTCCAGGCCCAAGCCCAAGCCTATTCCCCTTGCCTGTTTCTGAGGCTGCTCTAATGACTCATGCCTATAACTATGACTATGACCATGAGAGAAGGCTCCATCTGTTCTCACTCATCTGTCGTATGCTACACTTGTTATTCCCAATGCTTCTACTTTGTTTTTTAATCTGA
- the LOC107478728 gene encoding zinc finger protein CONSTANS-LIKE 16: MSIDMKEAAATATTASALGAKTARACDSCLRRRARWFCAADDAFLCHACDNLVHSANQLASRHERVRLQTASCKLTNKVTTAHAWHSGFTRKARTPRHNNNKHLALQQRLKDQVLFNTACVLPVVPELGVEETALLDDHESEEQLLCRVPVFDPFDAELCNDVYGEVRDEKNHEERGCCDDLESFSEFLPSDMDLAEFAADVETLLGSGIDEDSLGIDCKEEVQREDACVRAETTINIKEGAMVMVKVKDEELDSDTASHLQSVFDITNDDEFDWNIESVLLSAEEKATTAAPVSNNSDSVGEEKKRDIFLRLNYEEVINAWASQGSPWTTGTPPPFNPHDHSWLNFLDPSGGDVHQCSSYGDGRSVRGHVGDGGREARVSRYREKRRTRLFAKKIRYEVRKLNAEKRPRMKGRFVKRSCLVGGATSSFQPSYN, from the exons aTGAGCATAGACATGAAAGAAGCAGCTGCAACTGCAACAACTGCAAGTGCCTTGGGTGCCAAGACGGCCAGGGCTTGCGACAGCTGCTTACGGAGGAGGGCACGGTGGTTCTGCGCTGCAGATGATGCATTCCTCTGCCATGCCTGCGACAACTTGGTCCACTCCGCGAACCAGTTAGCGAGTAGGCACGAGAGGGTTAGGCTTCAAACGGCGTCGTGCAAGCTCACCAACAAGGTAACCACCGCACACGCATGGCACAGTGGGTTCACGCGCAAGGCAAGAACACCAcgccacaacaacaacaagcacTTAGCCTTACAACAAAGGCTTAAGGACCAAGTTTTATTCAACACCGCTTGTGTTCTTCCCGTTGTGCCGGAGCTTGGAGTTGAAGAAACAGCTCTTCTGGATGATCATGAGAGTGAGGAGCAGCTGCTGTGTCGCGTGCCCGTGTTTGACCCTTTCGATGCAGAGCTTTGCAATGATGTGTACGGTGAAGTCAGGGACGAGAAGAATCACGAAGAACGAGGTTGTTGTGATGACTTGGAGAGCTTCTCTGAGTTTCTGCCATCGGATATGGATCTTGCTGAGTTTGCTGCTGATGTTGAAACCCTGCTTGGAAGTGGGATTGATGAAGATTCATTAGGAATTGATTGCAAAGAAGAAGTTCAAAGAGAAGATGCATGCGTTAGAGCCGAAACCACCATTAATATTAAGGAGGGTGCAATGGTAATGGTAAAGGTGAAGGATGAGGAGCTTGATTCAGATACAGCAAGTCATCTTCAGTCAGTTTTTGACATCACAAACGATGACGAATTTGATTGGAATATCGAATCGGTGCTCTTATCGGCGGAGGAAAAGGCGACCACTGCCGCACCAGTAAGTAATAATAGTGATAGTGTTGGTGAAGAGAAAAAGAGGGACATATTTTTGAGACTAAACTATGAAGAGGTTATAAATGCTTGGGCAAGCCAAGGTTCTCCGTGGACAACAGGAACCCCTCCTCCGTTCAACCCTCATGATCATTCCTGGCTAAATTTCTTG GATCCAAGTGGTGGAGATGTTCATCAGTGCTCTTCTTATGGGGATGGCAGAAGCGTGAGGGGACATGTTGGAGATGGGGGAAGAGAAGCAAGAGTATCTAGGTacagagagaagagaaggaCTCGTTTGTTTGctaagaagataagatatgaaGTGAGGAAACTGAATGCGGAGAAGAGACCTAGAATGAAAGGTAGATTTGTCAAGAGATCATGCCTTGTTGGAGGAGCCACATCTTCCTTTCAACCCTCCTATAACTGA